The Microcebus murinus isolate Inina chromosome 9, M.murinus_Inina_mat1.0, whole genome shotgun sequence nucleotide sequence GAAGAGGAGGTCATCGTCCTCtttctacaaatgaggaaactgaggctctgaaagaTCTTTCTGGTGTCTTGCTGGTTAGAAGCTCAGGAAATGACCTGTATGCTGATTCAGCCATTTCCCAACTATGGGAGCTGGGGCGTGTCACTTTATCTTGAACCGTTGAAAGACACCTGACAGTGGAAAGACCCCAGACTGGGAATCACAGGCCTCTAGGGGCTCTATGCCCCTCCACTGCACTCCCCCTCTGCATCTGTCAACCTTAAATAATGAGgttcagaaaatatgattaagtatAGAGCTTATTCGAGTGCAAAGCTTGAGGATGGCCACCGGGAAAGCACCAGCTCCACACGAATGCTGTCAGCGTTTCCAAAGTAGAGAAGTTAAGGTTTCAGTGACATAGGCAGAAATGGGGAAGTTCTAGCAGGATTACAGTTTCCATACAAGACTAGGTGCGTGGGCCACAGCAATTTGATTGGTTACAGATGGCTGCATTCCAAGGAAGATTACTTATTACTCCATAGGAGGGCTTAGTGACCAGAGGGTAGGTCTGATCTCTGGCTCCTTTGGTCTTCTTTATTATTTACACGGAAAAAGACAGACGATGCAGCTCCATGCCACATGACTCAGGTTTCATAGCCCCATTACTCTCAAGGCTCAGGATAATTTAAAATCTCGACGTATTTAAGTTCGAAGTATTTTAagtttgtattatttaatttcacagTTCCAAGTTCCCAGatctctattttacaggtgaggaaacaggccaGCGGCAAAAGCATATCTAGACCCCAGGCTCCAGAGTTAAGAACCTCTGattctgggccaggcacggtggctcacgcctgtaatcctagcactctgagaggcccaggagggaggatcatttgagctccggagttcgaaaccagcctgagcaagagcgagactccgtctctactaaaaaaatagaaattaattggccaactaaaaatatatatgcaaaaaattagcgggcatggtggcacatgcctgtagtcccagctactcgggaggctgaagcaggaggatcacttgagcacaggagttagaggttgctgtgagctaggctgatgccatggcactctagcccaggcaacagagactctgtctaaaaaaaaaagaagaagaaaagaaaagaacctcTGATTCTGAAGCTGCTTGCAGATCATCACGGACAGTCCCTTCTCAAAATTGATGCCCAGAGCGGGAAGAGACTAAGTCCTCCCTTTGAGGATTAAACCAACCCCGGAGGCCACCGGCCTTGAAGGAGTGGCCGCGCCTCCCTTCTGCGCTGGCCTCGCCTCTTGAGTCCCGAGCTGAGGGCATCCGCATCTCCGGTTTTCCGGCTCTGTGGGTGTAACCGCCTCTGCCCTGGGGGATCCCTTCTCCTCTAGCAGCCCGGGGAGACCCACGTGGGCCGCTGGGGCGCAGCCAGATTGCAGTTGTCAGGGAAACCTCCTCCTGGCCTCCCGGGACCGCAgcttcccctccttcccacacACGGGGCCGAGGAAATAGCCACCAATGAGATAGCGGGATTTCGTGACGTCACAGTAGCCAGGCAGGTTTCAAAGCGTTGGCTGCGAGCTTAGCAGGACTTTAGGAGCCTCTGGCCAGGGGCTGAGAAGAACAGTGACAAGGGTGACAAGTAAGAGCTGGAGTCAGAGAAACGCAGCTTCTTCTCCTCCCGGGTGTCCCAAGACAGCTCCTATTAAGGTCTTCAAAAATGcgtctctcccctgccccacctgctccTCCACCTGAATTCCCTCGATGCTGGCACCACCCTCTACTTGAGGAGCGGCGGCCGCTGGGGGGTGGAAGTGGAGCGGGCGCTGGCAGAGGCGGCTTCCGGAGGGATCTGGTCGCTGGCTTTAGATTCCGCCGGGAAAGGCTGAGTGGGGTTCAGGCAGCGATGGGAGGTGtcaaggaaaagaagccaaacactgtaagataatttaaagaggtttattcagagccaaatttgaggaccatggcccggagccatgcccaagaagccttgagcaaaaAGACTCGtggtggttgggttacagtttggttttatccatttcagggagacaggagtcacacataaatcaatacatggaagatgTGTATTGGTTTGGCCCCCAAAAGGTGGGCCAGTAtcaaggggtgtgtgtgttacaggttataggtgggtttgtaattggttaaagaaatgaagctttgtcttaAAGGCTTGgagtgttttaagttaagataaggaagtttgttaatcagagacaagccactgggaCTTCCAGGTTCAGTGATTTGTTGTGTAAAtagaggacctgcaggtttgacATGcacagccttaggcctgttagtgAGTGACAAGGGATATcttcaagaagggagggggacttGATGAGGAATGTCTGACCTCGGGTCCCATGGTCAGTTACTCAAttttagggtatccccttggcTAAGAGGGGTTTAAGCGGTGGGGTAGGGGGTgcttaaggttttattttagttcacagagtTAAGGGGAGGAAGAGCTTTTCCTGActggggaggtgagggagggaaaTGCCACCCCTTCAAACAGAAGTCTACTCAACCAACTGCTGCGTACTTGGCAGGAGGGGCAGCATTGGCTAGAACTGAGCTGTGGGGAGCCTGAATGCCAGCCTGTGAGTCTCCATTTTGTCTTGCTGGAGATGGCAAGCAGGCAGTGAGAAATGTGGGTCTGGAGAGCCACAGAGGCCAGGCGGGACGTTCCCACAAGCAGGCTTCAGGCTTCTGCTCACTGGtattgggggggtggggaggtgtaTGACCATTTCCAAAACCTGCTCCTTCCCAGTGCTCAGGGCTGAGGCCTTGGGGCTGTCTTTCCAGGTCCCTGCTTGGTGTCattccattccctcctccctgtcAGTTCTCTTCCCCTTCCAATTTGGCTTCAAGGTTTCCCTCAGGAAGAACAGGGCAGAGTTTGAAAGTGGTTCATCGGCCCTAATGCttttgcttttcaaccacttattgctgcaaatttacattctcctacctaacccaaatcaagaggCCCTTAAGTcccaaatgactgatacccatctagaggatcaactgacaGGGTgaacctccatgctgcaaccaaatattgaaatgctttccaacaaaaagtagGCACAACCAAGTCATTAAAGGGTTAATTGACTTTACAATTAAcaaatagtttccattttttgaaattattaagtacatagcgtaaggctggtggcaggtaccccctcccctccctaggaaaaaaaaaagagaagcccACAAGACCCACAAAGATAACTGTGAGGCCTAGCTGAGTTAAAGAATAACCACACCGGGGTGCccacctggataagaaagtttcagttcctggattccgcaaataccaCCGGCCCCTCTTATTTCTCAATAACTGCCAAAGGTCatagtggaaaatccccagctcttcctccCCAAAGTCTCTGGCCCACCTTAAACAATATAAAAGCCCTCACCCCTTTCAAATGGGCAACTTCTCTGGCCCCATTTCTTTGGGACCTGTGAACCTCTCCCAGGAGCACTCAACAAAGCCATGTTGCTTcccatttttctctgtttctcaccTTCTTTCTCTCGCCACCAACTTTACATTTGGTGCTGAAACCCGGGAGGGGAGTCTTGGCAGCGccggcctgcctcagggccttggtCGCGCCGTCCCCTCTCGTGTCTTCCTGACCTCGGACCGGGACCTCCACCGGATGCCAGTTGGCTAATTGACCTGGGTAAGTCCCTCTTCCCTTGGGGTCCTAGCCCAATGAGTCCATTCCAGGGTCTCTGTCCATAAAACCCTGGGCCCAAGTCAGAGCCCCTCCGCCTTAGGGACCTGAGTGTCTTAGGTTTGCCTGGACCGTTCAGTCAGTCCTTCCAACCAGGTACAAGATACCAGTGGAGATGTCCCCTGTATTCTTGTTGCCTTCTTCccaaggctcagagccttctctccaaggcTGATCGCTGACCTGGGACGCTGGCTCCCTGATCTCGTCCTTTCTCCTTTGGACTAGGACACCATGGGCAGTCAACCCTCCAAAGTCAAGTCTTCACCTCTGGGCTGCCTCTTAGCCAATCTTGCAGCCCTAGGCCTCAAGCCTGACATTCGGCCCAAGTgactcattttctattgtaacacCGCCTGGCCGATGTACAAATTAGACAACGACTCACGGTGGCCTGAAAATGGGACTTTCAATTTCAACATCTTACGAGATCTCAATAATTTTTGTCACCGAAATGGCAAATGGGGGGAGATCCAGTATGTCCAGGTTTTCTTCTACCTGCACTCCtgtccttccctctgtcagaccTGTGACCCGTCACAAATCCTCCTTGCGCGGCGTCCTCTGCTGTCCTTGGCCTCTTCCACCTCTCAGCCGAGGGACCCATTAGAAACCTCTTCCGCCTTCTCTGACCCACCTGGCTCCCTTACCTCACCCCCTGCTTGACCTCCACCATATGTGGgccctccttcttttcttcctaatGCCCAGTGTCCTCTGCTGCCACTCGCAATGGCTCCCTGCCAACGTCCCTTGGCAGTCATCACACCCAATCCCACCCAAGACCCTCAGACCaaacccttctctgtcccctgtgaGAGGTggctggtgccaaaagggttgtgCGTGTAcatgttcccttctccctttctggtCTCTCTCAGATTGAGAAGCATTTAGGGTCCTTTTCTAACGACCCCACGGCCTACATCAGAGTTCTGCTATCTTACACAAGCATATGGTTTGACCTGgcatgacatttttgtttttcttttgtttctttcttttttcttttttttgagacagagtcttgctttgttgcccaggctagagtgagtgccatggcatcagcctagctcacagcaacctcaaactcctgggctcaagcaatcctcctgcttcagcctcccgagtagctgggactacaggcatgtgccaccatgcccggctaattttttctatatatattagttggtcaattaatttgtttctatttatagtagagacgggggtctcgctcttgctcaggctggtttcgaactcctgaccttgagcaatccgcccgcctcggcctcccagagtgctaattacaggcgtgagccagcacacctggccgacatttttttctgtcttctaccCTTACCACTGATGAAAAGGAGCGTGTCTGGGCTGCGGCTCAGGGACATGCTGACCAAGTTCACCTTACAGACCGCACTATGCCGGTGGGGGCCGAGGCCGTTCTTCGCAGAGAGCCAGGGTGGGAATATCAACCTGATACCCTGGCCAGGCGAGATGGAAGAAATTGCAGAGACTGCAGAAAACAGTGCGTTCTCGCTGGGCTTCAGGCGGCCACCCACCAGGCAGTAAATTATGACAAGCTCAGAGAAATCACTCAGAAGCCAGATGAAAATCCCGTGGCCTTCCTCAGCCGCCTTATGGATGCTCTCATCCAATATACCCGCTTGAACCCTACTTCCCTGGCAGGGGCCACCGTCCTTACAACCCACTTTAGTACCCAGTTGTCTCCTGATatccaaagaaaactaaaaagggCAGAAGAAGGCCCTCAGATCCCTTTCCAAAACCTGgtgaacatggcatttaaaatctttaattcctGAAATGAACAGGCAGAGGCCCCCAAAGGAGGCCCATATCTGCCAGAAGGCACACCTGCAAGCCCAAGCCTTGGTTGCAGCCCTCCCCAAAGCACAAGCTTTAGAACTCGTGGGTCAGGTGCACTCCTCTCTCCATACTGGCGCTAAAGGTCGCTCTCGTTTCTTACAGCCTGTATTTTCACACCCTTCACTAAACTCCCTCATCAAAACTGTCTGTGCAGGCTGTGACATCTGTGTTTCTGTCAATCCCCAGGGAGGCCTCAAACCCCCCATGTCCACCCACCAGATGCGTGGTCATCTCCCTGGGCAAGACTGGCAGGTCGATTTCACCCATGTGCCGCCCCATAGACACTTCAAATATCTTCTAACGCTGGTAGATGCCTTCACAGGTTGGGTTGAAGCCTTTCCCACTGCCAACGAGACTGCTGGCGTTGTAGCCTCCACTCTCATCACAGAAATTATTCCTCGCTTTGGCCTCCCCTCCTCTATTCAGTCTGACAACGGCCCAGCTTTCATTTCCAAAGTTGTTCGCCACGTCTGCGAGGCACTTGATACACAAGAGAAACTTCACATTCCTTACAGGCTACAGTCATCAGGAAAGGTCAAGCGGGCAAATAGGCTGATTAAAGAACATTTCACCAAGCTTTCTCGCGAAACCCACCAGTCCTGGTCTGACCTTCTCCCCATGGCTCTCGCCGGCATTACAGCGGCTCCCCACCGCCCTACTTTCCTCAGCCCGTTTGAGCTCACGTAGGGCCACCCTTTCCTCATTAATGACCATCTTCCCGCCCAGCCTCCACCACTCCCGTCCtacctccctttcctttctctcctcagaCGGCTCTCCCGGGCTCACGCAGACAGATATCTGCCTCAGGCGCCTGAGACCGGCTCCGATACCCCTCACGCAAGTGTCCAGCCTGGTGACTCGGTGCTCCTTAAAACTCCTCACCCAAAGCCCCTTGAGCCTCGGTGGACAGACAGGGCCCCATACAGTCGTGCTAACAACAACCTCGGCTGTAAACTTCTAAATGACCCTGCAGGTTCCTGGCATCACATCTCGCGCATCAAGAGGTCCCCACCTCAAGATGCTTTCCCGTCCTACTCCTGCCACCAGGTGGGTCCTATTAAACTCCGTCTTACATGGGCTTCTTTATCTCCTGACCCTTCCAACAGCTGCTCCCGATTCAATTTATGTCTGGAGATTTAAGGTCCGCGAGTCCCTGCCCTCGGGAGACACCCGTCTGGCCGGCTCTGCCGACTGCTCTCCAAAGGGCTGTCAAGCGTCACTTACCATTCCCCTATCTCTGACATCAGTCACTGGCGCCCAAACGGCAGCTCTATGCTTTTTATATGACCAAACTTTTGACTATTGTCGGCAGCAGCCTGAGATATATGGAGGATGCCGTAAAAGGCTATGCAAATTCCATGAGGTTCAAAAAGGAAAGGGATGGCGGGGTGACAATGAAAAGACGTTTGGTTGGAGGCCTAACGCTTTCTATTTAGATAAAGGCAAATTTCAATTAGATATCCCTGACCCTTGGGACCAGCGCTGGGAAGTTGGGGTCACAGGCAAATTATACTGGACTAAGTTAAGCTCTTACCCTTCAGCAACTATTCATATCAGTCGTGAGTATGTCCTGGCCCACGAGAGGCAGATTCAAATATCTACCAATATTCTTCAGGCAGAACAAACTCTAGCTGGACGGCTTCCTCCCCGCCCTCaaccctctcctctttcctcctggcTAGATATTATTCAACATACCCTCGCCTTCCTAAAGTCCTCCGAAATGATCCCTAATATTTCCCACTGTTTCCTTTGCGCCTCCCTCCAACAACCCCTGCTGGCTGCTGTCCCTCTAAACTATTCTAACCCTCCAACAACTCCCTCATCGCCTCCCTCATGCTCCACTCCGCTCACCCGCATTCCCCTCTGGGAGCCTGAGCCTACAGGCCAACCCTATGCAGATCGCGTGTGCTTTCTCACCTCCCGCACGGACCCCAACCTACAACTCCATGGACGCTGCCTTACCAACCATACCGTGACCACAACCACGTCCTCTGCTCCGGGACAGTTCTTCTGGTGCAACGGGACGCTCACCCGCTGCGTCAATACATCCACCCCGGGTCCCTGTTTCCCTGTCATGGTGGTCCCTCAATTAACTCTATATGGTGAGTCTGAATTCGGATGGCTTCTCCCAGGGCCCCGGCCGAGGCGAGCCATCTTTTTGCCAGTCATGGTAGgtctcaccttggcctcctccCTCGCTTCAGGGTTCGAGGGAGGCACCCTGGGCTACGGTGTCATTTCTGCCCAAGATTTTGCAGATCACCTACAAATTGCGTTAGAAACCACATCTGCCTCGCTGGCCTCACTACAAAGACAACTAACGTCACTGGCTCAGGTTACTCTCCAAAATCGAAGAGCGTTAGATCTGCTGACGGCCGAAAAAGAAGGGACCTGCCTCTTCCTTCGTGAAGAATGCTGCTACTATGTCAACGAATCTGGCCTTGTAGAACAGAACATAGACAAACTCACCAACCTGAGTGAAGACCTACACAACCGCCACCGCCAGGATATATCCCCCTTGAGCTGGATACAGTCCCCTTTGGCTACCTGGCTATTGCCACTAATAGGACCCATTGTCATCATCTGCCTAATCTTTCTCTTTGTTCCCTGTCTTTTACAGTTCCTCCAGCGCCGCCTACGAGAGCTGTCTCGAATGGCAGTAAACCAAACACTTTATTCGTACTTCCCTCTACCAGTCATCCCTGCACCAGCCGCTGTGTAACCCCTAACTACGCCCCCTCTCagcaggaagtagtcagaaagaGCGGCGACCATCATAACCAAAAGGCCagaatgtaaggctggtggcaggcaccccttcccctccctaggaaaaaaaagagagagagagaagcctaCAAGACCCACAAAGATAACTGTTAGGCCCAACTGAGTTAAAGAATAACCACACCTGGATGCCAacctggattctgcaaataccaccagcccctcctatttctcaataactgccaaaggtcacagtggaaaatccccagctcttcttCCCAAAAGACCCCAGCCCACCTCAAACAATATATAAGCCCTCACCCCTTTCAAACGGGCAACTTCTCTGGCCCCATTCCTTTGGGACTCATGAACCTCGCTCGGGAGTGCTCAATAAAGTCATGTTGCTTCccatatttctctgtctctcacctTCTTTCTGCCACCACCAACTTTacacatagtagttagatttttacaaaatagtatacacttttaagtatatctaattgaagtttcttaaatgcagccttatttgattacagctaaattaatgtggtcTTCCAAGATGAAAAGATTTTCCACCCTGATATAAGGTGAGGAACCCTCACCCAGAAGGGGAGGAGAGTGAGGGAACTCCTGGAGGAGCATGTCCATTAGAAAGGGGGCTCAAATGTCCCtcagcagcagggcagggagtCCCCAAAGGGTTATAGCAGGTTGGGGTTTTATAGCTGCAAGGCTGTATCTTATCTATTGCTAGCAATGGTGTGGTGAGGTTTTGTAGGGTATGCAAAGCAGGAAGGCTCCAAATGGCTAAAAATCTGCTCCTttgggctatttttaaaataattggatGTGTAAAAATTTGAATTTGGTGCTATCAGGCTTTTGGGCTAACAGGTCTCAGCCTTAGTGAAGAAATAAACAACCTAGGGACCAATACACAGAGACCATCTTGTCATAATACatggaattttataaataaatacatttacataataCATGGactgaaggaggaaagaagggtcTGCTGATGGCCTTCCTCTAGCCATGACCTTGACTTGCCGTCCTCTTTGTgaactaaaatctttttttaacttttttgtttttgtttttctgagacacagtctcactctgttgcctaggctagagtgctgtggcatcagcctaccccacagcaacctcaaactcctgggctcaagggatcctcctgcctcagcttcctggatAGCTAGGACTACCTAGCCACATGCCACCACCGTTCCCggctcagtttttctatttttagttgtttggctaatttctttctatttatagtagagacagggtctcgctcttgctcaggctggtctggaactcctgagctgaagcaatcctcctgcctcggcctcccagagtgctaggattacaggcatgagcc carries:
- the LOC105864406 gene encoding ERV-BabFcenv provirus ancestral Env polyprotein, producing the protein MTLQVPGITSRASRGPHLKMLSRPTPATRWVLLNSVLHGLLYLLTLPTAAPDSIYVWRFKVRESLPSGDTRLAGSADCSPKGCQASLTIPLSLTSVTGAQTAALCFLYDQTFDYCRQQPEIYGGCRKRLCKFHEVQKGKGWRGDNEKTFGWRPNAFYLDKGKFQLDIPDPWDQRWEVGVTGKLYWTKLSSYPSATIHISREYVLAHERQIQISTNILQAEQTLAGRLPPRPQPSPLSSWLDIIQHTLAFLKSSEMIPNISHCFLCASLQQPLLAAVPLNYSNPPTTPSSPPSCSTPLTRIPLWEPEPTGQPYADRVCFLTSRTDPNLQLHGRCLTNHTVTTTTSSAPGQFFWCNGTLTRCVNTSTPGPCFPVMVVPQLTLYGESEFGWLLPGPRPRRAIFLPVMVGLTLASSLASGFEGGTLGYGVISAQDFADHLQIALETTSASLASLQRQLTSLAQVTLQNRRALDLLTAEKEGTCLFLREECCYYVNESGLVEQNIDKLTNLSEDLHNRHRQDISPLSWIQSPLATWLLPLIGPIVIICLIFLFVPCLLQFLQRRLRELSRMAVNQTLYSYFPLPVIPAPAAV